One window from the genome of Ictidomys tridecemlineatus isolate mIctTri1 chromosome 12, mIctTri1.hap1, whole genome shotgun sequence encodes:
- the LOC144369231 gene encoding ral guanine nucleotide dissociation stimulator-like isoform X1 has protein sequence MMSLHDKIKVPDHSLMYLSMNPQIKYYFIVRKRREVKGKEFSESTCKSSRPLSHKQVGDTCLIRVHLETQSPKMAKTVLVTCHDRAPVVIRRALELHLLTQEKPEEYELGQIISHRQKLRIPAQANVFYAKNPHTKPNFVLRKRSLSQKNDEWIQPQPPSRPAKKKAPALLRMLAKPFCCCVPGRG, from the exons atgatgtctctgcatgaca aaatcaaggtccctgaccactcactgatgtatctgtccatgaatccacaaatcaaatattatttcatcgtgaggaaacgccgcgaggtcaagggaaaggag ttctcagaatcaacctgcaagtcctccaggccgctttcccacaagcaggtgggagacacctgcttaattcgtgtccacttagaaacacaaagtccaaagatggccaagactgttttg gtgacctgccacgatcgggctcctgtcgtcatccgcagggccctcgagctacacttgcttactcaggagaagccggaggaatatgagctgggccaaatcatctctcaccgtcaga agctgaggattccagcgcaggccaacgtattttacgcaaagaaccctcacacgaaacccaacttcgtgctgaggaaaaggagcctctcccaaaagaatgatgagtggatccagcctcaacctccctctcgtcctgcaaagaagaaggctccagccctcctgaggatgcttgcaaaaccattctgctgctgtgtgcctgggcggggctga
- the LOC144369231 gene encoding uncharacterized protein LOC144369231 isoform X2: MMSLHDKIKVPDHSLMYLSMNPQIKYYFIVRKRREVKGKEVTCHDRAPVVIRRALELHLLTQEKPEEYELGQIISHRQKLRIPAQANVFYAKNPHTKPNFVLRKRSLSQKNDEWIQPQPPSRPAKKKAPALLRMLAKPFCCCVPGRG, from the exons atgatgtctctgcatgaca aaatcaaggtccctgaccactcactgatgtatctgtccatgaatccacaaatcaaatattatttcatcgtgaggaaacgccgcgaggtcaagggaaaggag gtgacctgccacgatcgggctcctgtcgtcatccgcagggccctcgagctacacttgcttactcaggagaagccggaggaatatgagctgggccaaatcatctctcaccgtcaga agctgaggattccagcgcaggccaacgtattttacgcaaagaaccctcacacgaaacccaacttcgtgctgaggaaaaggagcctctcccaaaagaatgatgagtggatccagcctcaacctccctctcgtcctgcaaagaagaaggctccagccctcctgaggatgcttgcaaaaccattctgctgctgtgtgcctgggcggggctga